One genomic region from Phocoena sinus isolate mPhoSin1 chromosome 21, mPhoSin1.pri, whole genome shotgun sequence encodes:
- the BRF2 gene encoding transcription factor IIIB 50 kDa subunit, whose amino-acid sequence MPGGGRCPDCGSTELVEDSHYSQNQLVCSDCGCVVTEGVLTTTFTDEGNLREVTYSRSTGKNEQVSRSQQRGLCRVRDLCRVLQLPPTFEDTAVAYYQQAYQHSGIRAARLQKKEVLVGCCVLITCRQRNWPLTMGTICTLLYADLDVFSGTYLQMVKVLGLDVPSLCLVDLVKTYCSSFKLFEASPSVPAKYVEDKEKMLSRTLQLVELADETWLVTGRHPLPVITAATFLAWQSLRPSDRLTCSLARFCKLASVDLPYPASSRLQELLAVLLRLAGQLAWLQVLKLDKRSVVAHVGDLLQHRHMLVRKALRDGTAEPDALDAREKGLQGPGQGQGWGKEDRGDGSVDLPAGKRPASPTLLLPPCMLKPPKRICPTPPVCTVTGDEDISDSEIEQYLRSPQEVRDFQRAQAARQAATSVPNPP is encoded by the exons ATGCCGGGCGGAGGCCGGTGTCCCGATTGCGGCTCCACTGAGCTCGTGGAAGACTCGCACTATTCGCAGAACCAGCTGGTGTGCTCCGACTGCGGCTGTGTGGTCACCGAGGGAGTCCTTACTACCACCTTCACTGACGAGGGCAACCTCCGAG AAGTAACATATTCCCGAAGCACAGGGAAAAACGAACAAGTTAGTCGCAGCCAGCAACGAG GTCTCTGCCGAGTGAGAGACCTCTGTCGAGTTCTGCAGCTGCCACCAACATTTGAGGACACGGCAGTTGCCTACTACCAACAGGCATACCAGCACTCTGGCATCCGTGCTGCCAGGCTGCAGAAGAAGGAGGTGTTGGTCGGGTGCTGTGTCTTAATCACCTGCCGGCAGCGCAACTGGCCCCTGACCATGGGAACCATCTGCACCCTGCTGTATGCAGATTTGGATGTGTTTTCTGGCACCTACCTGCAGATGGTGAAGGTCCTGGGGCTGGATGTGCCATCTCTGTGCTTGGTGGACCTGGTGAAGACCTACTGTAGCAG CTTCAAACTGTTTGAAGCCTCCCCGTCTGTGCCAGCCAAGTACGTGGAAGACAAGGAGAAGATGCTATCGCGAACACTGCAGTTGGTGGAGCTGGCAGATGAGACGTGGCTGGTGACCGGGCGGCATCCCTTGCCTGTCATCACCGCTGCCACTTTCCTGGCTTGGCAGTCGCTGCGGCCTTCAGATCGGCTGACGTGTTCCCTTGCCCGATTTTGTAAATTGGCGAGCGTGGACCTGCCCTACCCCGCTTCCTCCCGCCTGCAGGAGCTGCTGGCTGTGCTGCTGCGGCTGGCCGGGCAGCTGGCCTGGTTGCAGGTCCTGAAGCTTGACAAGCGGTCTGTGGTCGCGCACGTCGGCGACCTTCTCCAGCACCGCCACATGTTGGTCCGCAAGGCCCTTCGAGACGGAACAGCAGAGCCAGACGCACTGGACGCCCGGGAGAAGGGGCTGCAGGGGCCGGGCCAGGGGCAAGGATGGGGAAAAGAGGACCGGGGCGATGGCTCCGTAGATTTGCCCGCAGGGAAGCGGCCAGCgagccccaccctcctcctcccaccctgcaTGTTGAAGCCCCCAAAGCGGATCTGTCCCACACCCCCTGTCTGCACGGTCACTGGAGATGAGGACATTTCTGATAGTGAGATCGAGCAGTATTTGCGTTCCCCTCAGGAAGTTAGGGACTTCCAGAGAGCCCAGGCCGCTAGACAGGCTGCCACGAGTGTCCCTAACCCTCCCTGA